In the genome of Drosophila kikkawai strain 14028-0561.14 chromosome 2R, DkikHiC1v2, whole genome shotgun sequence, the window GCACACCAGTCTCCACACGACCGACGGGTACTGTTCCAATACCGCCAATTTTGTACACATCCTGAAGGGGCAGACGCAGGGCCTTGTCGGTGGGACGGGCAGGGGGCAGGATAGCGTCGAGGGCATCGATCAGGGTCTTGCCATCGGCATTACCCTCCTTGCGCTCCACCTTCCATCCCTTGAACCAGTTCATGTTGGTAGAGGGTTCCAACATGTTGTCGCCGTGCCAGCCGGAGATGGGCACGAAGGCGACGGCGGCGGGGTTGTAGCCGATCTTCTTGATGTACGACGACACCTCCTTCTTGATTTCCTCGTAACGGGCCTCGCTGTACGGGGGCTCGGACGAATCCATCTTGTTCACGCCGACAATCAGCTGCTTCACACCCAGGGTGAAGGCGAGCAGGGCGTGCTCGCGGGTCTGACCGTTCTTGGAGATGCCAGCCTCGAACTCGCCGGTACCGGCGGCAACGATCAGCACAGCACAATCGGCCTGGGAGGTACCAGTGATCATGTTCTTGATGAAATCTCTGTGGCCGGGGGCATCGATGATGGTCACGTAGTACTTGGCCGTCTCGAACTTCCACAGGGCGATATCGATGGTGATACCACGCTCACGCTCGGCCTTCAACTTATCCAAAACCCATGCGTACTTGAAGGAGCCCTTGCCCATCTCCTGAGCCTCCTTCTCGAACTTCTCGATGGTACGCTTGTCGATACCACCGCACTTGTAGATCAAGTGGCCGGTGGTGGTCGACTTGCCGGAATCGACGTGTCCGATGACGACAATGTTAATGTGAATCTTTTCCTTGCCCATGTTGGATTACACGATGGCTGCACAGGTGTGtgttcgtttcgtttcgattGGGGTGTATTGGTTGGTATAGGTGTGTAGGTTGGGCAGCGTGCGAGAGAGGGGGAGAGAACAAAGGGGTAAAACAATTCGTTAGCATTCGGTTGGGGTAACATCGCATTATTAATTACTATCAGTTAGCTGGAATACAACTTTTTATTGCTTTGCGCATCTATATTCGTACTTTCGACTTTTGTTTGCGTGCACTCAACCTAACCTCAAACCCTGCCTCACCGCACAAAACGTGTTTTCGTTCGTCGCTGTGTCGGCGGTTTGAGGTTAGGTTGAGAACTGCCGCATGTGTTTGTATGGTGGTGGAAAAGAGAGGGGAACAACTAATTGTTGGACCATGGCaactaaatacaaaaaaaaacgtgcaaaaaaaaatattaatttttatgaaaacttGATTTTTTCAGAGATTTTGGTATTTGTGCTGTCGTCAAAATTCTTCAGTAGCAGAACT includes:
- the eEF1alpha1 gene encoding elongation factor 1-alpha 1, with the protein product MGKEKIHINIVVIGHVDSGKSTTTGHLIYKCGGIDKRTIEKFEKEAQEMGKGSFKYAWVLDKLKAERERGITIDIALWKFETAKYYVTIIDAPGHRDFIKNMITGTSQADCAVLIVAAGTGEFEAGISKNGQTREHALLAFTLGVKQLIVGVNKMDSSEPPYSEARYEEIKKEVSSYIKKIGYNPAAVAFVPISGWHGDNMLEPSTNMNWFKGWKVERKEGNADGKTLIDALDAILPPARPTDKALRLPLQDVYKIGGIGTVPVGRVETGVLKPGTVVVFAPANITTEVKSVEMHHEALTEAVPGDNVGFNVKNVSVKELRRGYVAGDSKASPPKGAADFTAQVIVLNHPGQIANGYTPVLDCHTAHIACKFAEIKEKVDRRSGKTTEENPKFIKSGDAAIVNLVPSKPLCVESFQEFPPLGRFAVRDMRQTVAVGVIKSVNFKDASGGKVTKAAEKATKGKK